From Desulfatitalea tepidiphila, the proteins below share one genomic window:
- a CDS encoding histone deacetylase family protein, with the protein MKRTGFLYDQRYLLHDTGPYHPERAERLQAVYQGIESAGLLPHLTRITARPADMKWVETIHTGKYIRRFEEVCLAGHRTLDCEDNQMCRETYETALLAVGGALEAARMIMAGELDNAFCAIRPPGHHAEREEAMGFCYFNNVAIAARYLQMEWNIQRVGIIDFDVHHGNGTQHIFEKDPTVFYYSIHEHPSFAYPGTGREFEMGSGEGYGFTKNSPVLPGQSDEEYRRLFEQDLLPAFEKFSPEVIIVSTGFDAHKEDDMADMRVTTEGFAWIMRSIMKLADTYAQGRLLSVLEGGYSLDRLPELAADHVRIMLDA; encoded by the coding sequence ATGAAAAGAACGGGTTTTCTCTATGACCAGAGATATCTGCTGCACGATACGGGGCCCTACCATCCGGAACGGGCCGAGCGGTTGCAGGCCGTCTACCAGGGGATAGAATCGGCGGGCCTGCTGCCGCACCTGACAAGGATCACCGCGCGGCCGGCGGACATGAAATGGGTGGAAACGATCCACACCGGAAAATACATCCGCCGTTTTGAAGAGGTCTGCCTGGCCGGCCATCGCACGCTGGATTGTGAAGACAACCAGATGTGCCGCGAGACATATGAAACCGCACTTCTTGCCGTAGGCGGCGCGCTGGAGGCCGCGCGCATGATCATGGCCGGTGAACTCGACAACGCCTTCTGCGCCATCCGGCCGCCGGGACATCATGCCGAGAGAGAAGAGGCCATGGGATTTTGCTATTTCAACAATGTCGCCATCGCCGCCCGCTATCTGCAGATGGAGTGGAACATCCAACGCGTGGGCATCATCGACTTCGATGTCCACCACGGCAACGGCACCCAGCACATCTTCGAAAAAGACCCCACCGTCTTTTACTACTCCATTCACGAGCATCCCTCTTTCGCCTATCCCGGCACCGGCCGAGAGTTCGAAATGGGGTCCGGCGAAGGATATGGTTTTACCAAAAATTCACCGGTCCTGCCCGGGCAGAGCGATGAGGAGTATCGGCGCCTGTTTGAACAGGACCTGTTGCCGGCGTTTGAAAAGTTCTCGCCCGAGGTGATTATCGTGTCCACCGGCTTCGATGCCCACAAGGAAGACGACATGGCCGATATGCGGGTGACCACAGAGGGTTTTGCCTGGATCATGCGGTCCATCATGAAACTGGCCGATACATATGCCCAGGGCCGGCTGCTGTCCGTTTTGGAGGGTGGCTATTCACTCGATCGCCTGCCCGAGCTGGCGGCCGATCACGTGCGAATCATGCTCGACGCATAA
- a CDS encoding nucleotide-binding protein gives MAFTIALAGKGGTGKTTICGLLIKYLVAKGKTPILGVDADCNANLNEVLGLEVKDTLGQAREDMKKGKVPSGMTKDIFMSMRLEEAVAEEDGFDLVVMGQPEGPGCYCAANTLLTNLMERLVVNYAYVVMDNEAGMEHISRLTTNNVDVLLIVTDTSRRGLQAGLRIYKLAQELNIGVKKSYLVMNRVKTEPEKEVLDLIGQDGLVFAGTIPDDETVYTYDLKGKPTIDIDSNNPAVAAAFRIFDKILA, from the coding sequence ATGGCGTTTACGATAGCGTTGGCAGGCAAGGGGGGGACGGGCAAGACGACCATTTGCGGGTTGTTGATCAAATATCTGGTTGCAAAAGGGAAAACACCCATACTGGGTGTGGATGCGGATTGCAACGCCAACCTGAACGAAGTTTTAGGTTTGGAGGTCAAAGATACGCTGGGTCAGGCGCGCGAGGATATGAAAAAAGGCAAGGTGCCTTCCGGCATGACCAAGGATATTTTCATGTCCATGCGGCTGGAAGAAGCGGTGGCCGAAGAAGACGGGTTCGACCTGGTGGTGATGGGACAGCCCGAAGGACCGGGGTGTTACTGCGCGGCCAACACCTTGCTGACCAACCTGATGGAGCGGTTGGTCGTGAATTATGCCTACGTGGTGATGGACAACGAGGCCGGCATGGAGCACATCAGCCGGTTGACGACCAACAATGTCGATGTTCTGTTGATTGTGACCGATACCTCCCGCCGTGGTCTCCAGGCGGGGTTGCGCATTTACAAGTTGGCCCAGGAACTCAACATCGGCGTCAAAAAGAGCTATCTGGTGATGAACCGGGTGAAGACGGAACCGGAAAAAGAGGTGCTCGATCTCATTGGTCAGGATGGTTTGGTGTTTGCCGGTACCATTCCGGACGATGAGACGGTGTATACCTATGATCTCAAAGGCAAGCCGACCATCGACATCGATTCAAACAATCCGGCGGTGGCGGCGGCCTTCCGTATATTCGACAAAATTCTGGCGTGA
- a CDS encoding phasin family protein, translated as MFDMIKKGMLTGIGLALKTWDEVEEFVNDMQEKGEVSEKEGRKFLDEARQRYEETQEKLEKRIESTVRNFLKKTQIVTTDELKELKKEIRELKGIVNSLTQKEE; from the coding sequence ATGTTTGACATGATCAAAAAGGGCATGCTGACCGGTATCGGGTTGGCATTGAAAACCTGGGATGAGGTTGAGGAGTTTGTCAACGATATGCAGGAAAAGGGGGAAGTGTCCGAAAAAGAGGGACGCAAGTTCCTGGACGAGGCCCGCCAGCGTTATGAAGAAACCCAGGAAAAGCTGGAAAAACGGATCGAATCGACCGTCCGCAATTTTTTGAAAAAGACCCAGATCGTGACCACCGATGAACTCAAAGAGCTGAAAAAAGAGATCCGCGAACTCAAGGGCATCGTCAACAGCCTGACCCAAAAAGAAGAATAG